A stretch of DNA from Hippopotamus amphibius kiboko isolate mHipAmp2 chromosome 5, mHipAmp2.hap2, whole genome shotgun sequence:
AGCAGATGATGGATCTAACGAACTTGGGGTCTGTGAATGGACAGAGTACCTTATGTAAATGACAAAGTCAAACTGTGAAAAATGAATTGTTTATGCTATATTATAATGTCACCTCCTTTTGCATTGTGTGTAATACCGAGAAGGTCAAGGCACTCCACTGCTCTTATCTGGCTAATAGTCACAGCATTCCCGATACCATATGACAGTTTCAGAACCCTATGTTacaattccaactatatgatggTTATCAAGTGGTTTTGCCACATAGACTTATGACAGAATATGATTTTGTTACTTGCTCATTTCACTCTATTCACTGtcatccctttaaatattttgcatttgatACAACAGCATTTCTActaaaatatttcatagtttacatttttcagatttttgttaTTATCACTCCAGACAGGGCTCCCCAAACTTtgttccaaaataaacaaagtttactttaataattatcctaatttcttaaataaaaattgagGCTCAAGCAGGTTAAATATCATACGATACCACATGGTAAGTCAGAGGGGTAATACAGAATAGAAATCTTATCCTAGGGCTCAAAAGACTCCTGATGGCTTATGTAAACAGACTGTGTTGATTCACGTCTCTTTTTGGAACAAATATACTTCAGAAGCACAGACCTATCATCAGAAAAACGTGGTTACACATCACCTATGTGCTCTAAGTGCGGTAAGTCAGGATAGAACTATACCATTTGATTTTTCAGAAGGTAGATCCTAgcattttcctgtgttttttcaTGAACAGGGTAATATTGTTGATCTTTTTTTCCAAAGGTATAGAATGAAAATtggttttttattataaaaattagaatGGAAGGACTTATGGCTGGACAGCAAGACCCTGGATTTAATTTCAACATCTGGTTTTCCACATCATAGGGAGGCACATGGTATGATACtatgccatttttatttcttccgaTTTCTCCTCTCCTAGGATTCTCTCCTATTTGTTATTATTTGAAGCTCTGGTCATGACTCTgaatcatttttgttctttttcctcctctctctctgcttcaaaACGTCTGTAACTCATTTGCTGAGTAGTCTAGAATCTCTTCTGCAAGTGAACTTAGTGGGTGAACCCAACGGCTGTGGACCCAAAGGATTGCTAGGGAGTCGATAGGTTGCTCAGAAGTCTTCCTAATTTGCTACCTAAGCTGAATAGTGTcagagaattttcttttcccCGATGAACTGAGGAGGTTTGTGTTTTGACCTGTATCAGTGATTCTGCTTGGATCGATTACTTTCTGGTTACCATTTTTTTATCCCTATATGAACAGTTGCACCTAATTTTCCCTGTAATCCATTCAACAAATGTCAGCTGTTGGTGTTTCAACTCTTCCTGCCAATAACTGCTGGAAGTGATTTAATGCAGCTGGAGAATAAACTGACAATCATTATGGCCTGCAAAGTGTGAAAACATTTCACTGCACGGTTGTGGTCTCCTTAGTCTGAGGACTGATGATGCTCAGCGGGTGAGACCTGGAGGGGAAAAGCCTGCTTTATAATAATTAACAAAACGGTGTAAAAGAGGGGCGAGTCCTGGGGCCGCTCAGGACTCTCTATCCGGTGAACCCTTCTGCGGGGCTTGTTTTTATAAGAATTCACTTTAAGTGTGGAAGGGAAATGCTTTCATCTGAATGAGATTGTCATGCTTCCTTCAGATTGCTTCCCCCTCTGATAAAAACCCTCGCTGAGTAACAGCACAGATGGGGCTCATTTGGGGAAGATGAAGGCAGGGGAGACAAACGCCGGGGTGGAGCGAAGGGGAGGTAGCCATTGATGCCTGCAGGCCCGCGGGGTCTCCTCTGTCCCGCCCGCTCACCTGAGCCCTGGCGGGGTCCACGCGGCAGGAGAGATGCCTTCGCCTCTCCCGTGGCGCCCTCACCTGCTGGGCGACCTGTCCCCATCGTGGGACTCGCGGCCCTGCAGCAGCCCCTGCGAGCTCCCGGGGCCGGCAGGGAGGCTTTTCCCTGGGGCCaccccgccccgggccccgcgCCTTCCGCGCCGGCTGGCCTGGTGCTCCATCGACTGGGAGCAGGTGCGCCTGCTGCGGAGGCTGGGAGCCGGGGGCTTCGGCTCCGTGTACAAGGCCACCTACCACGGCGTGCCCGTGGCCATCAAGCAGGTGAGCAAGTGCACCAAGAACCCGCTGGCCTCCCGGCGCAGCTTCTGGGCCGAGCTCAACATCGCCCGGCTCCGCCACGCCAACATCGTGCGCGTGGTGGCGGCCAGCGCGCGGGCGCCCCCCGGCTTCGACAGCCTGGGGACCATCATCATGGAGTTCGGGGGCGACGTCACCCTGCACCAGGTCATCTATGGCGCCGCCGGCTGCCCCGAGGACCACGAGCCTCCCTGCGGCGCCGGGGAGCGGCTGGATTTGGAAAAGTGTCTCAAGTACTCCCTGGAGGTGGTCAGCGGCCTGCATTTCCTGCACTCACAGGGCATCGTGCACTTGGACCTCAAGCCGGCGAACATTCTGATCAGCGAGCAGGACGTCTGCAAAATCGGTGACTTTGGTTGCTCCGCGAGGCTGGAAGACGTGCTGTGCTTGCGGACCCCTCACCACCTGGGCGGCACCTACACCCACCGGGCCCCGGAGCTCCTGAAAGGTGAGCCCGTCACGCCCAGGGCGGACATCTATGCCTTCGCCATCACGCTCTGGCAGATGACCACGCGGGAGGCGCCCTACTCCGGGGAGCCTCAGCACGTGCTCTACGCCGTGGTGGCCTACGACCTCCGGCCCGCCCTCTCGGCGGCTGTCTTCACCGCCTCCGCCCCGGGCAGGAAGCTGGAGAGCCTCATCCGTTGCTGCTGGAGGGCCCGGGCTTCGCAGCGGCCAAGTGCAGAACTCCTCCTGGTGGACCTTCGCGCTTTCAAAGCTGAGCTGGGCTGACTCTCAACCTGTATCCAGAGGAGActttgtctttgtttctgttcatttttaacgAAGTGaagatgtaggaaaaaaaacatataGGTAGGAtggatttttagaaaataaagttccTAAAAACTCCTCTGgtctcaaatgatttttctgagaCCAATAGAGCTACAAGCCTAGCAGTGGTGGTGGTACTTAGGACCTAACCGTATCCCTTTACAGAGTTCTACCTTTTGCTTTCACAGCTACTGTGCTTCCTTTAACAGTTCCACAGTAGTGCCAAATTGTTATGGATAAAACCAACTTGTCCAAAACAGAACTGAATTGGAAAATGccaaaattttctataaattcaaGTAATAGTCTCCATATTGACCACCTAAATTTAACTATTAATAGTTAACTTGCTCCCATACCAAATaagtaaaaactttttttaaaaagattaatttttcccacctcctcccccccccccaaaccaccTGTTTGTAATGACCTTCACACATACAACACAAATTGagataaaaattttgttttggctgcttgcggtcttcgttgctgtgcttgggctcttctctagctgtggcgagtgggggctgctcttcgctgtggtgctcgggtttctcactgaggtggcttctcttgttgtggaggctcaggctctaggtgagaGGGCTTCAgctgttgtggcacacgggcccaatagttgtggctcatgggctctaagcgcaggctcagtagttgtggcacacgggctcagctgctctgcagcatgtgggatcttcccggaccagggctcaaacctgtgtcccctgcattggcaggcggattcttaactgctgtgccaccagggaagcccctaaatttatttttaaaggaataatattttaaacaatttcttgTGATATTTTGAAATTGT
This window harbors:
- the MOS gene encoding proto-oncogene serine/threonine-protein kinase mos, with amino-acid sequence MPSPLPWRPHLLGDLSPSWDSRPCSSPCELPGPAGRLFPGATPPRAPRLPRRLAWCSIDWEQVRLLRRLGAGGFGSVYKATYHGVPVAIKQVSKCTKNPLASRRSFWAELNIARLRHANIVRVVAASARAPPGFDSLGTIIMEFGGDVTLHQVIYGAAGCPEDHEPPCGAGERLDLEKCLKYSLEVVSGLHFLHSQGIVHLDLKPANILISEQDVCKIGDFGCSARLEDVLCLRTPHHLGGTYTHRAPELLKGEPVTPRADIYAFAITLWQMTTREAPYSGEPQHVLYAVVAYDLRPALSAAVFTASAPGRKLESLIRCCWRARASQRPSAELLLVDLRAFKAELG